In the Streptomyces sp. SJL17-4 genome, CTCCGGATGCTCACAGAACGGACGTTTCGATCAGTCCTGGCCGCCTCGGCGCTCGCCGTCGCCGCGCTCGTCACCACCGCCTGCTCGCCCGGGGCCGACAGTCCGGAATCCGGCGATGGCGCGGGCGGCAGGCCCGCCGCGCGGGGGACCGCCCTCGCCGCCGTGGAGACGCTCACGGTCAAGGGCCGCGCCCCGAAGACCGGTTACGAGCGGGAGAAGTTCGGACGCGCCTGGGCGGACGTCGACGGCAACGGCTGCGGGACCCGGGACGACATACTCAAGCGCGACCTGACCGGCGTCCGGTTCACCGACGGCCGCTGCAAGATCGCCTCCGGCACGCTCACCGACGACCCGTACACCGGGACCACCGTCCGCTTCGTCCGGGGGCGCAGCAAGGTCGACATCGACCATGTCGTCGCGCTCTCCGACGCCTGGCAGAAGGGGGCGGGGAAGTGGGACGGGGAGACCCGGCGCCGGTTCGCCAACGACCCGCTCAACCTGCTCGCCGTCGACGCCTCCACCAACCGCCGCAAGTCCGACGGCGACGCGGCGACCTGGCTGCCGCCGAACAAGGCGTACCGCTGCACGTACGTGGCCCGGCAGATCGCCGTGAAGAAGAAGTACGGGGTGTGGGTGACGGGCGGCGAGCGGGACGCGATGAGGCGGGTCCTCACCACCTGCCCGCAGCAGAGGCTTCCGTAGCGCTCGCCGCGGAGGAGAAATCCTGTTGGCGCGAGGGGAAATGATCTTTACTCTGCCCGCATGGACCTGAACATATCGACCCTTGCCGAGCGCCCCGAACTGGAAGGGCCGATGTGGGGCATGCGCGACCTCTGGCCCGAGTTCATGATGTACGACCCGGTGGGCTGGGCGAACATCGGGCGGATCGTGCGTGAGCTGCCGGAGTACGTGCTCGTCGCCACCGACGCCGAGGGCAAGGTCGTCGCCCGTGGCTTCAGCGTTCCCTTCCGCCTCGACGTCGACGGGCGCCGCGAGCTGCCCGCGCGGGGCTGGGACGAGGTGCTGCTCTGGGCGTTCTCCGACCTGAAGCACGGCCGCGAGGCCGACACCGTCAGCGCCATCGAGATCACGGTCGACACGAGCGCCCTGGGCCAGGGCATCTCGCACCGGATGCTGGCCGCCATGCGGGAGAACGCCGTGCGCCGTGGGTTCTCCGAGCTGGTCGCCCCGGTCCGCCCCAACGGCAAGCACCTGGAGGCCGCGGCCTCCATCCACGAGTACGCGTTCCGCACGCGGGAGGCCGACGGCCTGCCGCACGACGCCTGGCTGCGCGTCCACGTCCGCGCGGGCGGTGTCATCGAGGCGGTGGCCCCGGCCTCGATGACCGTCTCCGGTTCGGTCGAGCAGTGGCGCAAGTGGACCGGCCTCGCCTTCGACGCGGACGGCCCGGTCGAGGTCGAGGGCGCGCTCGTGCCCGTCCACTGCGAGGCCTCGCGCGGTTACGCGGTCTACGTCGAGCCCAATGTGTGGGTGCGGCACAGCCTCTGACGCGTACGGGGCCCCGCCGACGAGCGGGACCCCGGGGGTGATCTTCGGGGCGGGGGATGTACCGTACGGCGTCCCCTGTCGTACACCCGTGCGCCCCGCCCCCGGCGTGCGCCTCCGTGAGAGGTCCCGCGAATCGTGAACCAGGCCGTCCGCTTGGAGAAGGGCGCGGAGTCCCCGCGCCCCAAGGAGCTGCCGGGCCGGCGGGCCCGGATCGGGCTCGCGCTGGTGCCGCTGCTGAGTCTCGGTGTCCTCGGCTTCGTTCCCTCGCTCACGCTCGCCCTGCGGCGCGGGACGCGGAACGACTGGCTCGCGGCGCTGCTGTTCACGGCCGCGTCGGTCGGCTGGTGCTTCCAGATCGCGCTGACGCCCGAGGAGACCCACGGCGCGGCGTACCTCCTCGACGTGGTGCTGCTCGCGGCCACCACCCTGGGCGCGGCGGCGCACTGCCTCACCGTCAAGGAGGCCGGCCGGTGAAGACCCGTCGTGCCTGGCGCGTCACCGAGCGGGAGGCGGCCAAGAAGGAGGCGGCGGAGTCCGGGGCGGCCCGGGTTCCCGGGCTGCTCGCCGCGGGTGCGGGGGCGTTGCGCGGCCGGGTCGGCTGGGCCCTCGGCTCGGTCCTGGTCCTCGCCCTCGGTCTCGTCGGCGCCCGGATGTTCGCCGGGTCGGAGGGTCCGGGCACCCCGCCCGACACCCGGGCCCGTGCCTATCAGGACTACGACGCCTGTCTGCTGACCGACGAGCGGGGCATCGTGACCGGCGCGCCGGCGGCTCCCGTCTGGGAGGGGATGCAGGCGGCGTCCCTGGACAAGCGCATCCGCGTGACGTTCGTACCGGTGATGGGGGAGAAGTCGGTGGCGAACGCCCGTCCGTTCCTCAACGGTCTGGTGCAGCGGGACTGCGAGATCGTCGTCGCCTCGGGCGCCCCGCAGGTGGCGGCCGCCGAGGCGGCGGTGGAAAAGAACCCGAAGGTCCGGTTCGTGACGGTCGGTGAGGCGGGCGGCGCGGCCCACGGCAACCTGGTCCGGGTGGCGCCCGGGGCGTCCCTGAAGGACGACATCACGGCGACGGTGAAGCGCCTGGCCGGCGAGGGCTGACGGGCCGGAGGGCGTCCTGTCCGGGTGTCCGGGGCGGAGTTGTCCGGAAGGGTTCCCTCCGTCGAGTAAAGCGAGAGTAAAGTTCGGCACCCTGGTGTGAACTGGTGATCTGTCATCGGGCAGGCTCGCGAAGCTTTGTAAGCATCGCGTTAGTAAAGGCTGGCCCATGCGTATACGCCGGGTCCGTAGCCCTCGCCTGTTCCCACCGGGTCGCACCGGCAGACGCAGGCTGAGGGCTACGGCTCTTTCCGTACTCATCTCACTGTTCCTCATGATCACCACCGAGTCGGCGCTCGCCGCGGGCGTCACGCTCGAACCGGTGAAGATGCCCAAGCTCTCCCTCTCGGGGCTGTGGAAGTGGGTGAGCGAGAACCCTCTCGACACCCCTGACCAGCAGGGCGGCACGGCCCGTGGCAAGAGCCACGCGGCCTCCTCCGACGCCACGAGCCTCGAAGGCAAGGCCGGGCGCAAGCCCGGCAAGGGCAAGGGCGAACTCCCGCTGTTCGAGCGGGAGACCGACGACCCCGCCGAGACCCGCACCGGCAAGGCGCCGGGCAACGCCAAGAGCTTCGACGCGCGCACCAGCAAGCGCGACGCGAAGAAGTCCACGGCCACCTCGGACCACTACGTCAACGCCGACGGCTCCACCACCGTCCGCCACTACCCCGGCCGCACGAACTTCAAGGCCGCGGACGGCACGTGGAAGGCCATCGACACGAGCCTGACCGAGGACAAGGACGGACGTCTCCAGCAGACGGCCAACTCCCTCGACGTCGAGTTCGCGCCGACCGCCGCCGACAAGGCCCTCGCCTCCGTCGACTTCGGCAAGGGCCGCTCCCTCGCCTACGCCCTGCGGGACGCGGCGAAGACCGAGCCCACCGTCGACGCCGACGGCACCCTCACGTACGCCGGGGTCCTCCCCGAGACCGACGTGCAGCTCGTGCCGCTCGCCGAGGGCTTCAAGGAGAACATCGTCCTGCGCTCCCCGCGGGCCGAGAACTCCTGGGTCTTCCCGCTCGACCTCAAGGGCCTCACCCCCCGCGTCGCCGCCGACGGCGACGTGGAGTTCACCGACGCCGACGGCAAGGTCACCGCGACCATCCCGCACGCGTACATGGAGGACTCCAAGGTCGACCCGCGCTCCGGCGACCGCGCCCAGTCCCGGGCCGTCACCTACGAGCTGACGACCGTCGACGGCAAGGCCGACGGGCAGCCCGCCCTGCGGATGACCGCCGACCGCGCCTGGCTCGACGACCCCGCGCGCGTCTACCCGGTGACCGTCGACCCGACCGTGACCGCGTCGAACTCGACGTACACGCAGAACACCATCGGCGGGGACCACTCCACCGAGACCCAGATCAAGGTCGGCTCGTACGACTCGGGCACCAACAAGACGAACTCGTTCCTCCAGTTCAACTCCCTCGGCACCACGCTCGCGGGGCAGCGGGTCACCGCCGCCACCCTGAACGTGTACGCCCTGTGGTCCTCGACCTGCGCGGCCCAGTCGTTCTCGGTGCACCCGATCACGCAGTCGTGGACGCCGTCCGCCGTCACGGCGTACCCCGGCCCGTCCTTCGGCGCCGCGATCGGCACCGCCACCCCGGCGCCCGGAGCCTCCTGCTCCAACAGCTCCGGCTCGGCGAGCGTCGGTGTGCGCATGCCGGTCTCGCTCAACACGACGTGGTTCAACAATGTCGCCGGCGGGGCCGCGAACTACGGTCTGGCGCTCACCGCGCCGACCAACGACATGCTCCACTGGAAGAAGTTCCACTCGGACAACTCGGCGACCGCCGGCTTCCGTCCGGCCCTGGACCTGACCTACACGCCGAACACGGCGCCGCAGATCAACGCCCAGTACCCGCCGGCCAACTTCCAGGCCAACACCCTCCAGCCGGAGCTGCTCGTCTACGCGAGCGACGCCGACAAGGGACCCAACCCCCTGTCGTACACCTTCGAGGTCTACGACGGCGACGCCACCGGCACCCCCACCCTGGTGGCCACGTCCGGCGCGATCACCAAGGGCAGCTGGAAGGTTCCCGCCGGCAAACTGAAGTGGTCGAAGAACTACGACTGGTACGCGGAGGCCAGCGACGGCACCTCGGCCGTCGTGGAGGGCAGCCGCTTCACCACGGCCGTGCCGCAGCCGCCGGTCACCTCGGGCCTGTCGATGAACACCGATGGTCACGAGTTCGACCCCTCGGACGGCAACTACACCACCGAGGACACCGACGCCGACGTGCCGGTGATCGGCCCGTCGCTGGAGATCGAGCGCTCCTACAACAGCCTCGACCCCCGCGTCGACTCCGCCTTCGGCGCCGGCTGGTCGACGATCGTCGACATGAAGGCCGTCGAGGTCAAGGACGGCACCGGCGCCCTCACCAGCGTGATCATCACCTACCCGGGTGGTGAGCAGGTCGCCTTCGGCCGCAACTCGGACGGCACCTTCGTGCCCCCGCTGGGCCGCTACGCGCGCCTCGCGGCCGTCACCGGCGGCTACGCGCTGACGGACAAGGACTTCACGGAGTACGCCTTCACCCAGGCGACCGCGAAGGCCGGCACCTACGCGCTGAAGAGCATCAAGGACTACGCGGGCCGCACCGAGACCTTCACGTACGACGCCAACAAGCGCCTCACGAAGATCACGAACGAGGTCTCCAAGCGGAACCTGGGCCTGACCTGGTACCAGCCGGCCTCGGCCACCGCCTGGCACGTCCAGACCGTCTACACCGACCAGGCCACGGCCGGGGACGCGAACTCGGTCCAGACCTGGCAGTACACCCACACCGGTGACCAGCTCACCAAGGTGTGCCCGCCGGCCGACTGGTCCAAGTGCACGACGTACACCTACGCCACCGGCAACCACTACCGCACCACGGTCCTCGACGCCGACCCGTTCGCCTACTGGCGGCTCGGCGAGACGTCGGGCACGGTCGCGAAGGACGCCCTCGACGCGAACCAGGGCCAGTACAACGGCACGTACAAGAACGTGACGCTGGGCGGGACGGGTCCCCTCGCGGGCTCCACCCAGAAGGCGGCCACCTTCAACGGCACCACCTCGTACGTCGAGATGCCGGCCGCGCCGGGCGCCACGCCCTCGTACACCTCCGTCTCGCTGTGGTTCAAGACGAGCACCGCCGGAGGCGTGCTCTTCTACTACGGCGACAAGCCCCTCAGCGACCCCGACCCGGTGGCCAACACCACGAAGAACACCCCCGCGGTGTACGTGGGCACCGACGGCAAGCTGCGCGGCTGCCTGGCGATGTCGCCGGGCTGCATGACGACGATCACGTCCACCCCGGTCGTCACCGACGGCCAGTGGCACAACGCCGTCCTGACCGGTGTCGCCAACAGCCAGACCCTGTACCTCGACGGTGCGGCGGTCGGCTCGCTCAGCGGCACCATCAACGACTGGGTGCAGCCGTACATCTCCCTCGGCGCCGGTGTGAACACCATGGGCTGGCCGGCGATGAACCCGAACGACAAGCTCGGGCACTTCAACGGCCAGATGGCCGAGGTCGCGATCTTCTCCGAGCCGCTCTCGGCCGGCGTGATCAAGACGCAGTACGACTCCGCCACCCGGTCGGCCGGTCTGCTCCAGAAGATCACCACGCCCGGCCTGAAGACCCAGGCGTCGGTCGTCTACGACACCACCGACGACCGCGTCCTCCAGGCCACCGACGGCAACGGCGGCACCTGGAAGCTCAACCCGCCGACCATCACCGGCTCGTCCCAGGTCTACCGCTCCGCCGTCATGGGCTCCGCCCCGGCCGGCTACTGGCGCCTGGACGACACCCAGGGCGCGGCGCAGGCCGCGAACCAGGTGAACACCGGCTTCGGTACGTACAACAACGTCATCCAGGGCGTCGAGGGCCCCTTCGGGCCGGGTGACGCGAGCGCGGCGACCTTCGACGGGTCCACCTCCTTCCTGGAGATCCCCTTCGGCCCGCTGCACGCCAAGCCGGACCGGTCCGTGGAGCTGTGGTTCAAGACCGCCGAGCCCGGCGTGATCATGAGCGACCAGAGCCTTCCGCTCGACAACGCCGGTGGGGCCGCGGGAACCTACAGCGACCTGCTGTACGTCGGCGCCGACGGCAAGCTGCACGGTCACTGGTGGACCAGCGCCTGCAACGCCACCTCGACGCTCGGCTCGACGGGCACCGTCACCGACGACAAGTGGCACCACGCGGTGCTGGCCTCGGCCGGGACCACGCAGTCGCTCTACCTGGACGGCGTCAAGCAGGGCAGCTGCGCCGCGGCCACGAACGACCAGAGCAACACCCGGACGTTCATCGGCGGCGGCTTCGGCAAGGGCTGGTACAGCTCGCCGGGTGACGTCAGCCGTTTCACCGGTTCCATCGCCGAGGTCGCGGTCCACTCCAAGGGCCTGACCGACGCGGACGTGGCGACCCACTGGTCGGCCTACAAGGCGTCCTCCGGCATCGCCCCCGTCAAGACGGTCAAGCTGACCGACCCGACGGAGAAGACCCTCACCTACGTGTACGACGCCGAGATGGGCAACCGCCTGCTCGCCGCGATCGACACCGAGGGCGACCGCACCACCTACGGGTACGACACCGGCGGCTTCCTGCACACCATCACGGACGCCAACGGCAACCGCTCGATCACCGGTCACGACGTGCGCGGCAACGCGGTCTCCCAGACCACCTGCCAGAACACGACCGCGAACAAGTGCTCGACGGAGTACTACACCTTCTACCCGGACTCGACCACGGCCTTCCCGCCGATGGACCTGCGCAACGACCTGCTCCTCACGGAGCGGGACGGGCGCTCGACCGGGCCGACGGACAACGCCTACCTCACGAGCTACTCCTACGACGCGGGCGGCAACCTGCTGTCGGTGACCACGCCCCCCGTGGCCGGTCACCCGAACGGCCGGACGGCCTCGACCACGTACACCACCGCCACCACCCCGGCGGCGGAGGGCGGTACGGCGGTCACGCCGGCGGGTCTCGTGTCGCAGGTCACCACTCCGGGCGGCCGGAAGACCACGTACACCTACTTCGCCAACGGCGACCTGGCGAAGATCACCGACGCCAACGGTGCCTCGGTGGAGTACACGTACGACAAGCTGGGCCGCGAGATCTCCAAGAAGGAGGTCTCGGACGCGAACCCGGCCGGTCTGGTCACGTCGCAGACGTACGACAAGAACGACCAGGTCCTCACCGAGACGACCCCGGCCGTCACCAACCGGGTCACCGGCGCCAAGCACCAGGCGAGGACGACCACGGGGTACGACCCCGACGGCAACATCCTGTCGCAGACGGTCCAGGACCTCACCGGCGGTGACACGGCGCGCGTCACGTCGATGACGTACAACGCCAACAACCTGTTGGCGACCAGGACGGACCCGGGCGGCGACACCACGTCGTTCGAGTACGACGCCTACGGCAACAAGGTGAAGGAGACGGACCCCGCGGGGACCGTCAACACCTACACCTTCGACGGCGAGCAGCGTCCGCTCACCACCAGCCTGCTCGGCTACACCGGCGACCCGTACAACCCGACGGCTCCGACGACGCTCGTCCAGGAGTCCCGGGCCTACGACCCGGCCGGCCGCCTCGCGTCGATCACCGACTCGCTCGGCTGGCAGACGGCGTACACCTACACCGACGACGGCCTGTCGGCCTCCGTGGTCCGCAAGGACCCGCAGACCGGCAAGTCCTTCACGGAGCAGGCGAACACCTACGACGCCGCCGGCAACCTGATCGAGCAGGTCACCAACGACGGGCAGACCCGCACCACCTTCACGGTGGACGCGGCCGACCGTACGGTCTCCGAGATCCTCGACCCCAACGGGCTCGCCAGGACCACGCAGACCAGCTACGACCCGGACGACAACGTGGTGTCGGAGACGGACCGCGACCCGGCGACGGGTGACGTGTCCACCACGGACACCCGGTACGACGCCCTGGGCAACATCACCGGAACCACCACGCACGACGGCACCACGGCCCCGGTGGCCCGCTACAAGCTGGACGAGACGACGGGCTTCGGTCTGGCGGACTCGTCCGGCGCGAACAACACCGGTACCCACGGCACCGGGATGCACTGGAACACCGACCGGGGCGGCAGCGCCGTCTTCGACGGTGACGTCAACTCCTGGGCGCAGGCCTCCGGCCCGGCCGTGAACACGGCCGGCAGCTTCACGGTCTCCGCGTGGGCCAAGCTGTCCGACCTGACGACGGGCCGCACGGTCCTCTCGCAGGACGCCGGCAGCGTGTACGGCTTCGTGCTGTACTACGCGGCCAACACCGGC is a window encoding:
- a CDS encoding BMP family ABC transporter substrate-binding protein, with the protein product MKTRRAWRVTEREAAKKEAAESGAARVPGLLAAGAGALRGRVGWALGSVLVLALGLVGARMFAGSEGPGTPPDTRARAYQDYDACLLTDERGIVTGAPAAPVWEGMQAASLDKRIRVTFVPVMGEKSVANARPFLNGLVQRDCEIVVASGAPQVAAAEAAVEKNPKVRFVTVGEAGGAAHGNLVRVAPGASLKDDITATVKRLAGEG
- a CDS encoding LamG-like jellyroll fold domain-containing protein; protein product: MITTESALAAGVTLEPVKMPKLSLSGLWKWVSENPLDTPDQQGGTARGKSHAASSDATSLEGKAGRKPGKGKGELPLFERETDDPAETRTGKAPGNAKSFDARTSKRDAKKSTATSDHYVNADGSTTVRHYPGRTNFKAADGTWKAIDTSLTEDKDGRLQQTANSLDVEFAPTAADKALASVDFGKGRSLAYALRDAAKTEPTVDADGTLTYAGVLPETDVQLVPLAEGFKENIVLRSPRAENSWVFPLDLKGLTPRVAADGDVEFTDADGKVTATIPHAYMEDSKVDPRSGDRAQSRAVTYELTTVDGKADGQPALRMTADRAWLDDPARVYPVTVDPTVTASNSTYTQNTIGGDHSTETQIKVGSYDSGTNKTNSFLQFNSLGTTLAGQRVTAATLNVYALWSSTCAAQSFSVHPITQSWTPSAVTAYPGPSFGAAIGTATPAPGASCSNSSGSASVGVRMPVSLNTTWFNNVAGGAANYGLALTAPTNDMLHWKKFHSDNSATAGFRPALDLTYTPNTAPQINAQYPPANFQANTLQPELLVYASDADKGPNPLSYTFEVYDGDATGTPTLVATSGAITKGSWKVPAGKLKWSKNYDWYAEASDGTSAVVEGSRFTTAVPQPPVTSGLSMNTDGHEFDPSDGNYTTEDTDADVPVIGPSLEIERSYNSLDPRVDSAFGAGWSTIVDMKAVEVKDGTGALTSVIITYPGGEQVAFGRNSDGTFVPPLGRYARLAAVTGGYALTDKDFTEYAFTQATAKAGTYALKSIKDYAGRTETFTYDANKRLTKITNEVSKRNLGLTWYQPASATAWHVQTVYTDQATAGDANSVQTWQYTHTGDQLTKVCPPADWSKCTTYTYATGNHYRTTVLDADPFAYWRLGETSGTVAKDALDANQGQYNGTYKNVTLGGTGPLAGSTQKAATFNGTTSYVEMPAAPGATPSYTSVSLWFKTSTAGGVLFYYGDKPLSDPDPVANTTKNTPAVYVGTDGKLRGCLAMSPGCMTTITSTPVVTDGQWHNAVLTGVANSQTLYLDGAAVGSLSGTINDWVQPYISLGAGVNTMGWPAMNPNDKLGHFNGQMAEVAIFSEPLSAGVIKTQYDSATRSAGLLQKITTPGLKTQASVVYDTTDDRVLQATDGNGGTWKLNPPTITGSSQVYRSAVMGSAPAGYWRLDDTQGAAQAANQVNTGFGTYNNVIQGVEGPFGPGDASAATFDGSTSFLEIPFGPLHAKPDRSVELWFKTAEPGVIMSDQSLPLDNAGGAAGTYSDLLYVGADGKLHGHWWTSACNATSTLGSTGTVTDDKWHHAVLASAGTTQSLYLDGVKQGSCAAATNDQSNTRTFIGGGFGKGWYSSPGDVSRFTGSIAEVAVHSKGLTDADVATHWSAYKASSGIAPVKTVKLTDPTEKTLTYVYDAEMGNRLLAAIDTEGDRTTYGYDTGGFLHTITDANGNRSITGHDVRGNAVSQTTCQNTTANKCSTEYYTFYPDSTTAFPPMDLRNDLLLTERDGRSTGPTDNAYLTSYSYDAGGNLLSVTTPPVAGHPNGRTASTTYTTATTPAAEGGTAVTPAGLVSQVTTPGGRKTTYTYFANGDLAKITDANGASVEYTYDKLGREISKKEVSDANPAGLVTSQTYDKNDQVLTETTPAVTNRVTGAKHQARTTTGYDPDGNILSQTVQDLTGGDTARVTSMTYNANNLLATRTDPGGDTTSFEYDAYGNKVKETDPAGTVNTYTFDGEQRPLTTSLLGYTGDPYNPTAPTTLVQESRAYDPAGRLASITDSLGWQTAYTYTDDGLSASVVRKDPQTGKSFTEQANTYDAAGNLIEQVTNDGQTRTTFTVDAADRTVSEILDPNGLARTTQTSYDPDDNVVSETDRDPATGDVSTTDTRYDALGNITGTTTHDGTTAPVARYKLDETTGFGLADSSGANNTGTHGTGMHWNTDRGGSAVFDGDVNSWAQASGPAVNTAGSFTVSAWAKLSDLTTGRTVLSQDAGSVYGFVLYYAANTGWAFARPRTDALPLAYDRAVSAPSAAVAGAWTHLVGMYDAQASKLRLYVNGTLAQEVAVSGNWEATGPFQIGRHKMGAGNYDYEFKGGIDDVQVYSEALTAAQVTAVKGGTLPAAGSTVRSTTWKLDQRGLPVSQTDTAGNVTDYGYDELGQQTSVTEPAVMAEQNGGTPVSVRPVTMTGYNTFGEATESSDPLGNVVTTAYDAEGQELSTTAPDYLAPGASAPIRATSYNEYNKLGQVTAEVDSLGNRTTYTYTQLGDLASVTEPGGGTTKYTYSTNGDQLSATRPNGARQEMTYDYLGRELTSTDIVRQPTQRAYTAINEYNAPGGELSRIVSPQGVTESYKYNAEGEVTEVTDSAGKVSRFTYDMDGQPLTATEPDGTSTRNTYDGFGQLVRTDDLDETGAVLRTASTGYDRGGNMVSATDHRGHTKTFTYDSSGLITKVVEPVSATESITTTYGYDAAGNQTRFTDGRGNPFLTTYNTWGLPESQIEPSTPTHPNLADRTFTAVYDGGGRIKESRSPGGVNISFEYDAKSRLVRQSGTGAEAVTADHTYDYDADDRITAVAGLGEEKNTFSYDDRGLLLTANGPSGSSSFAYDGDGGMTSRTDASGTSTFGYDTAGRLKTANDGVTGSTATYGYDVNSNVTSIDYGTGKAKRAFGYDKLERPTTDTLTSPTGKTLASFTYGWDANDNLTSKTTTGLAGSSANTYTYDWADRVMSWNNGTTNEVYGYDASGNRTRVGGDTYTYDARNRLTSDGHSAYTYTARGTLSSVTDEASRVTTMKVDAFNRVIQEGNRTYTYDGLDRVLNAKDETGSALYSFQYSGDGNDVASDGLASYSRDAGGAVIGVKTAVSSVLALTDLHTDVVAQFTTTGEALTGSTTYSPFGKVVQSASMLGSLGYQSGWTDPETAKVNMAARWYSPETGQFNSRDTVALSGIPNSISANRYAYADGNPMTGMDPTGHWPGWADKIVKKVKKKVKKTVKSAYKHVKKAVKKVAKVVKKAAKKVKRAVKKVVKRAKRAVRKAVRYVADSVRKVKRYVKRVYRTVKRVAHKVVKHVKRAVRKVAKAVKHVAKKVVKAAKKVGRAVKKAAKATANFVKQHASTIASVATGIAVFAGCTAITAGVGAIGCAALAGAAANGVGYMMSDGPKSVGGFLGAVAIGAVTGAAGGVGGRLAASAAGKLLSGSAGKIATSVAENAGEEALTGAVEYGTSCVNSEEGCSVAGAAKAATIGAVMGGAFGAKGKGKGPKAKDSPGASSGPGCPIRRGGTPHSFTGTTPVLLADGTTKQISKVRAGDKVLTAEPGKKTKEVHEVKQVIVTKTDRDYVDVTITTEAGPKTIQTTEHHQFYESTRNAWTQAGDLRVGQKLQNGTGAPTAIVDVTSYKAQRTTYDLSVEGLHTYFVFAGDSVTTADAASGSGSGGVDPGSAVLVHNCNVNGEAEVRIPEWATDDQADQFKAYVAATNDAIANGKMSPTGRVSTGGAIRADAARQAKKERKRAEAAGTPYTGVAGHAPDAMWLGHGTPPTWIDMDLKVNSSLSGQGQRCPVGCKPKKFVIVDNRNQASTP
- a CDS encoding N-acetyltransferase, which produces MDLNISTLAERPELEGPMWGMRDLWPEFMMYDPVGWANIGRIVRELPEYVLVATDAEGKVVARGFSVPFRLDVDGRRELPARGWDEVLLWAFSDLKHGREADTVSAIEITVDTSALGQGISHRMLAAMRENAVRRGFSELVAPVRPNGKHLEAAASIHEYAFRTREADGLPHDAWLRVHVRAGGVIEAVAPASMTVSGSVEQWRKWTGLAFDADGPVEVEGALVPVHCEASRGYAVYVEPNVWVRHSL
- a CDS encoding HNH endonuclease family protein, which encodes MLTERTFRSVLAASALAVAALVTTACSPGADSPESGDGAGGRPAARGTALAAVETLTVKGRAPKTGYEREKFGRAWADVDGNGCGTRDDILKRDLTGVRFTDGRCKIASGTLTDDPYTGTTVRFVRGRSKVDIDHVVALSDAWQKGAGKWDGETRRRFANDPLNLLAVDASTNRRKSDGDAATWLPPNKAYRCTYVARQIAVKKKYGVWVTGGERDAMRRVLTTCPQQRLP